From the genome of Sporomusa sphaeroides DSM 2875:
TAAGCATAAAATTCCCGGTAACTTGGCAATTCTAAAGCCGCCAGCCGGCCACCGAAACACCCGCCGCAATCGATGCCTATTTTGTCCTGGTACTCTTGGTCAAACCAAATCCGGGCATTTGTTTTTTTGAATTTCTTATCGTAGCGATAGAGATTCCACGTGGGAATATGTCCGAAAACAAGTATCTTCCCTTTGTACGCCGGACAATAAGGAAAGCGATCCTCCATCCAAACCAGATCATCTTCAATATTCTTTTCTATGGGCTTCCGCGTATTAGCACCCGCGTGGGAAAAGAGGAATTTACCGGTTGAAAAATATAACGGCAAACTTTGCACAAACTGAAGAATTTCTGCTAGTTTACCGGGTGCTAAGGTTTCTATTTCCTCAAACATAGTAGCGCCGCCGTTATATTTAACCCAATTATATAAGTTCTCTGATGGCTTTTTCCGCCAGGAATCGGATTCAATCATTTCAATTACACTCTGCTCTAAA
Proteins encoded in this window:
- a CDS encoding metallophosphoesterase, with translation MAISDIHGENQRFQSLLKQTQYDPAGDLLIICGDMIDRGPENLEVLKTCLILQAQGAVLLKGNHEQFLEQSVIEMIESDSWRKKPSENLYNWVKYNGGATMFEEIETLAPGKLAEILQFVQSLPLYFSTGKFLFSHAGANTRKPIEKNIEDDLVWMEDRFPYCPAYKGKILVFGHIPTWNLYRYDKKFKKTNARIWFDQEYQDKIGIDCGGCFGGRLAALELPSYREFYA